The DNA segment CGACGTCGAAGGACTGTGGGCGGTCAATCCCGGCTCCGATACCCACCTCGCAAGCACCCGccccgacgacgcggctCTCTCAGTTCACTCTGCCACCGGTAAGCTCGAGAGTGTCCCTCGTTGGCATGGTCCCCTCACATGGCGTGAAGCTGttcgaagaggaagaggcgcaggctcctGCCAGAACGTACGATACGACGGGGACATGAAATGCAGCTGCTCAAGTGGTCATCGAGAGCAActgaggcctcgcgcggggcTTGCGCTGCGGAAGGTAGGCTGGGGCATGAGTCGCGTGTCGCCGCCAGCGTACGCAGCAAGTCTGCGCGCCCCGCCGGGAGTCACAGCGTAACTAACTCGCAACGGTTGCGGCGAAGATTTTGCAAACAGcactgcccgcgccgcgtcagCGCGAAGCTGCGAGCACACTTTCTCCTCCCCCCTTTTTTGCGCGCTTTCTTCCACAGATGCCGCTGGGGACGGCGCCGTGGACGGGCCTGAAGGGCCCCTGTCCCTCGGCGAGTCCGTCTGCTACCTCTTCACGCTTACGCTGATATGTTGCTACGACGCGGTCGCTCGGCTGGTATCCTCGCCTTTCAAGTGGCTGAACGAGCGAATCGTGTCCTACGACATCGACCGCCCTGACGCGATCGTGGACTTCATCCGCTTCATCCTCATGGAGGAAGGCCTCGAGGATGCGTCAACGGCGAGTGCCTTGCCGGCTCCCGGCGTGCGCCGAAAGCGCGAACAAAGCtcggtgggggggggggatctCGGCAGCCAGTCGACTCCCACCGCGAGCCTCGCCTTTTTGCGGGGCGGGCCTGTGGCTACGCTTCTCAGGCGCCTGACGAGCGCAACAGCGTACGGCTGGGCGCTGGCCGCGCTTGAAGTCGTTTCGCTGCTTTGTCTGGTTGTCGAGTGCATGCTGACCGACAACGAACAGGCGCGGAACGTCTTTGGAGTGCTGGAGTGGATTTTtgcctttctctttcttgctGAGTCCCTCCTCAGGGTTGGCGCGTACGGCTGGTGTCGAGGCGGATGCCTCGCACTgggctccggcgcctcgcgcgccgggtTTCTGGTCTCCCTCGTGTCGTGTGTGCTCCTGCTGATCAACCAGACGCTCTTTGCTGCCGATTGGCGTAGTTACGCCTGCCGCTTCGTCTGGCAGCTTCCcctctttcgcctcgtcAAAGTTTTGCGTTCGTTTCGCTCGTTTCACTTGTTTTCGCTTGTCCAGATGGAGGGCGTCCGCATCGTGGTCCGCTCGCTTCTGGCTTGCACACGAAGTCTCGTGCTTCTCTCGGCCTTCTTGAGCCTGGTCTTTGTCATGTTTGCGCTCATTTTCTCTCGGATCATGCGCGTCGGCTACGTGCCGCCGGACAACCCCAACGAGGTCCTGTATACGTTCCAGACTTTCTTTGAAGCCTCGAtaggcgtcttcgtcctcgccacCAACGAGGgctggccgctgctgctctccaGGCTCCTCGACCGCAATCCCACCCAGCAAGTCGCTCTGTCggttctcgtcttcctcttcatctcgGCAGTCTCGATCTTCGGGGTCAAGATGTGCGTGGGCATCATCGTTGACGCGTcccggaggaagaaggctcGCATGGAGATGGAAGGAAGTCTGCTCAGCGCGACGGTACACAAGTGGATTGAAATTCAGGAGCTCCTCTTCAACTCGGCGCTCCAGCACGGCGACACCATGCCAGACTTCACCGGGGTCGACAGCAAACGGCTCGCGATGGCAAGGAAGAAAGCTGCTGCACTGATAACAAGCGGATGCTTCAGAATGGCCGTTGCCGTCCATACGTGCCtgtgctgtctccttcttttcttctaCGGCCCGTGGTACGACATGACACTCGGGCCCCATCGGCAGGGCCGACGACTTGAGCTCCACATCGCCATTGTGTGtctttctgctttctttttCATCGAAATCGGTACGAGAATCTTtgctcgcggccgtctgtTTTTTCGCGAGGCGTTGGACATCCTCGACGTTGTTCTTTGCTGCCTGCTCGCTGGGACCTTTGGCGCTGGCGTCGTTTTGTGGATGGGGTGGGTCTGGCGCGTGGACGCACTGACCTCCTGGCTCCTAAGTTTACGCCTCTTCCGGATCGCGCGCTTCCTATACCGCCAGATGCCCTTTTTCCAGACGTTGTTTACAACGATCTCGCGAGTTATGAAGAGCTTCCTCAGCGTGCTTACGCTTCTGGGCCTCTcgattttcttcttcgccatcTGGGGGGTCGtcctcttcagcggcgcCCCAGTAGAAACGTACTTCAATCGCCACGCAAACTTCAAAATGCTGCCGAGGGCCGTGATGGCGCTGATAGGCAGCTGCACTGGCGAGGACTGGCACATGAttcttcagcagctgcggatgcACTACACCGCGACAGACCAGAAACTACTCCGCGTGACAGTTGTGGTCTTCTTCATTTCCTTCATCGTCCTCGTTTTTTTCATCCTCATGGATCTCTTCACCACCGCTGTCCTCGACGAATACATGGACACAGTGAAGGACGAGAACTTGTGGAAGATTTCGTGTCAGAAACGCGTCTTGATTGAACGCTGGAACCCCAAGAACGAGCTCAGCACGAACTACAAAAGCCTCACTGACATGATCGCCCTCCTGAGGACGATCGACCAGCCAATGGGCATAAAGCACCGTTTTCACCCCGATGAGAAACGGCAGAAAGTGCTCAAGTACATCGCCAAATACGGCCTTCCAGTCTACGCTGGGGCGCGAGTCCATCTTCGGGACGTGGTTCTCAACTGCGCCAAGCGAGCGTGCGAATTCCACGCCATGAGTCACGGCGTCATGGACATGCAGGACGGCCAGGTCGAGCTGAATCCGCGCCTCATCAGCAGTTGGATGGGGAAGTTTCCCGAGCTTGCCCACGTGGAGACCAGGTACGACCTTCGCCACCACttggccgcggagacgctccaGAGCTGGTTCCGAAGACAGCGCATGCGACTCCACGGAAAGCTCGCGAACCCAGAGTGGTGCGCCGCTCGGTTTGTGTCTTTCGCGATGGAGAGTCGAACGGCCCACCTCCGCCGgccgagcggccgcgcagggcacCGCGCAAGCCAGATCGATCGTAGATACAGTGGggtcgcgaggcggcgcagttGGCGGCGGTCTCGAGTGGACTCTGCAGCTGGAAGctcgcagctctctgcgACAGCGTCTGGCGGCAGCTCGGAAGCCCTGCCGCAGCCAGAGAGACTTCATCTTAGGGGGGCAGGCGGGTCAGACCAGGTCAGAATGAGCTTGCCAGAGTCCATTTCGACGCGTGGAAGCGTTCCCGGGTCGAGCTCCAACAGCCGCCGGGGAAGCATCATGACAGGCACCGACGTTGACCTCGCgccccgcgtcctcttcgagTCCTGCATGCTGGTACCTGAGGGCACGACCACAAAGGAAACCAGCTCGAGAGAACGTCTCAGCGCACGCTCTGCCAGTCGAAGCGATAGTCTGCCGCAAGTTGCGTCAGTGGAGAACTCCCCTAGTGACGGCCC comes from the Besnoitia besnoiti strain Bb-Ger1 chromosome Unknown contig00027, whole genome shotgun sequence genome and includes:
- a CDS encoding transporter, cation channel family protein (encoded by transcript BESB_043010) codes for the protein MEPLIARPGSPAGCENGRIRASGHEEEGRRVSIKLVPDIVGVVEPAEQQWRCSCKLIFRKAYHAVDRCFGCDTARDYSRRSWGIFHLNSRIRRLCTTLSESVTIKYFLIGYVCVNEILHLDAEAAHLPLQISDPLELILVALLLLEFVYDTIALGLWKGQRCYFRQPRCLFNFSVLVVAISDLIVTYLARCNPPPDLPQVSWYTSEVALFFSLARNLRVLRLFETETCKLVFSIFRKCLANLLALAGLVCILVFCYLIVYSHTYGYTQFNVCYTKMTRDTPTLQPPLSGSGAEDTSLVCKADSGFWEYDASQERLCRPDLPCREGTECRNIFLLPRDSKLCTSPELYELELKGWRAMYDTPLGDWGLTGFHDTFSALVSFLQCVNLEGWTEVMYRLADGDSTYRGVLIYLLHHSVVILGNLFLMNVVVAIMWESTVLETSRSRATDAKKEDLQMFEILGVEWIMDPLPPAKDAVLIILLNSGDRADTYGFVNCIFFVCYCVDVVLQLIACGCREFLRDGFKVFDLGLAIVGGVEVVFSLAICGSFSSCSDAAIRGRSPGVKATALVLSVLHSLRLFKLVRNFPALRLLVEVTADLVRNIFFFYALLIFQVYVFATFGFALFFDPNYGSYGWPLTVTKYCNFESIWQALLLVFGLLTGESWHVTMQELYSVYMGRFPGAPGSAVSSNVALASRGNVYIISVYIFFAVVTLCCFFYNVFEAVLIGQYVTARKVVFNSHIFRFIKLCRELGVEMPTRAAIDTSNLQRMYSLASPKIVGRRKAWRALSEFLRPRSLPNQEAPTFSNTSSGAAWMLQRLTQSISRASTLRRRSQRASANGSRPPERRPGGLRFRRDKQRAVAAHAVSFWRRGRRRESKRGPATESERPSPGQTRPSDATGGVLSGDCCQAQPTALRYPAGGLCGRQRNHGADDVEGLWAVNPGSDTHLASTRPDDAALSVHSATDAAGDGAVDGPEGPLSLGESVCYLFTLTLICCYDAVARLVSSPFKWLNERIVSYDIDRPDAIVDFIRFILMEEGLEDASTASALPAPGVRRKREQSSVGGGDLGSQSTPTASLAFLRGGPVATLLRRLTSATAYGWALAALEVVSLLCLVVECMLTDNEQARNVFGVLEWIFAFLFLAESLLRVGAYGWCRGGCLALGSGASRAGFLVSLVSCVLLLINQTLFAADWRSYACRFVWQLPLFRLVKVLRSFRSFHLFSLVQMEGVRIVVRSLLACTRSLVLLSAFLSLVFVMFALIFSRIMRVGYVPPDNPNEVLYTFQTFFEASIGVFVLATNEGWPLLLSRLLDRNPTQQVALSVLVFLFISAVSIFGVKMCVGIIVDASRRKKARMEMEGSLLSATVHKWIEIQELLFNSALQHGDTMPDFTGVDSKRLAMARKKAAALITSGCFRMAVAVHTCLCCLLLFFYGPWYDMTLGPHRQGRRLELHIAIVCLSAFFFIEIGTRIFARGRLFFREALDILDVVLCCLLAGTFGAGVVLWMGWVWRVDALTSWLLSLRLFRIARFLYRQMPFFQTLFTTISRVMKSFLSVLTLLGLSIFFFAIWGVVLFSGAPVETYFNRHANFKMLPRAVMALIGSCTGEDWHMILQQLRMHYTATDQKLLRVTVVVFFISFIVLVFFILMDLFTTAVLDEYMDTVKDENLWKISCQKRVLIERWNPKNELSTNYKSLTDMIALLRTIDQPMGIKHRFHPDEKRQKVLKYIAKYGLPVYAGARVHLRDVVLNCAKRACEFHAMSHGVMDMQDGQVELNPRLISSWMGKFPELAHVETRYDLRHHLAAETLQSWFRRQRMRLHGKLANPEWCAARFVSFAMESRTAHLRRPSGRAGHRASQIDRRYSGVARRRSWRRSRVDSAAGSSQLSATASGGSSEALPQPERLHLRGAGGSDQVRMSLPESISTRGSVPGSSSNSRRGSIMTGTDVDLAPRVLFESCMLVPEGTTTKETSSRERLSARSASRSDSLPQVASVENSPSDGPLTSCITTHLSQTEDP